In one Candidatus Pelagibacter sp. HTCC7211 genomic region, the following are encoded:
- a CDS encoding cytochrome c biogenesis CcdA family protein: protein MIELFIAFAAGLISFLSPCVLPLIPGYISYISGSSLNELVNQKNVNLIPTFLFTVGFSIVFVIFGAASTFLGQVLLQNSNELRIFAGIVIIVLSLHIIGIINIKFLSFEKRIHTNSNNNFYSPILIGMAFAFGWTPCIGPILGSILVLAATEESINKGVLLLIFYSLGLAIPFILSGYLIQKFLIFSKNFKKNINLVSKIGGIILLITGILILTNQLQILGYYLLDIFPFLQKFG, encoded by the coding sequence ATGATAGAATTATTCATTGCATTTGCAGCAGGATTAATAAGTTTCTTGTCTCCATGTGTTCTTCCATTGATACCAGGTTATATTTCTTATATTTCAGGTAGTTCTTTGAACGAGTTAGTAAATCAAAAAAATGTAAATTTGATACCAACTTTTTTATTTACAGTTGGGTTTTCAATTGTTTTTGTTATTTTTGGAGCGGCTTCTACTTTTTTAGGGCAAGTATTATTACAAAATTCTAACGAACTTAGAATTTTTGCAGGTATAGTTATAATAGTTCTATCACTTCATATTATCGGTATTATTAATATTAAATTTTTAAGTTTTGAAAAAAGAATTCATACTAATTCAAATAATAATTTTTATAGTCCAATTTTAATTGGTATGGCTTTTGCATTTGGCTGGACACCTTGTATAGGACCGATTTTAGGTTCAATTTTAGTATTAGCTGCTACAGAGGAAAGTATTAACAAAGGTGTTTTGCTTTTAATCTTTTATTCTTTAGGACTTGCAATACCATTCATATTATCAGGCTACTTAATACAAAAGTTCTTGATATTTTCTAAAAATTTTAAAAAGAATATAAATTTAGTTTCAAAAATTGGTGGAATTATTCTTTTAATTACAGGTATATTAATTTTAACAAATCAATTGCAAATTTTGGGTTACTATTTATTAGATATTTTCCCTTTTTTACAAAAATTTGGATAA
- a CDS encoding FMN-dependent NADH-azoreductase produces the protein MKIYQIDSSARKKGSTSRSLAKKLIKKIKKPGDKVIYRDLDDEMVFVSGLTESGMKIAKKDQTKEHKKMFKLSDTLVKELKESDVIIISAPIYNYGPPATLKAWSDLAARVGETFRFKPNGRREGLLKNKRAYLVITSGGTKLNSKEDFLTPWLKFILKFFGIKKINVVSADQMALNYKKSIKEAEDQIKKLT, from the coding sequence ATGAAAATATATCAAATAGATTCAAGTGCTAGAAAAAAAGGCTCAACCTCTAGGTCATTAGCAAAAAAATTAATAAAAAAAATTAAAAAACCAGGTGATAAAGTTATTTATAGAGATTTAGATGACGAAATGGTTTTTGTAAGTGGATTAACCGAGTCAGGCATGAAGATTGCAAAAAAGGATCAAACTAAAGAACATAAAAAAATGTTTAAACTATCTGATACACTTGTAAAAGAACTTAAAGAAAGTGATGTCATCATTATATCTGCTCCAATTTATAACTATGGTCCACCCGCAACTTTAAAGGCATGGTCAGATTTAGCTGCCAGAGTGGGAGAAACTTTTAGATTTAAACCTAACGGACGAAGAGAAGGATTGTTAAAAAATAAACGTGCATATTTAGTTATTACGTCTGGAGGAACAAAGCTTAATAGCAAAGAAGATTTTTTAACACCTTGGTTAAAATTTATCTTAAAATTTTTTGGTATAAAAAAAATAAATGTAGTAAGCGCTGATCAAATGGCTTTAAATTATAAAAAATCTATTAAAGAAGCAGAAGATCAAATAAAGAAATTAACATAG
- a CDS encoding pentapeptide repeat-containing protein: MKKIILILFSLFFFTNSYAACDDPLTDGVDYSNCRFSDAQDLQGSYLPNSNLSFASFIQVNFDKSIMMNSNLSFGTFPESTFVRANLYETVSIGANFEKTNFSGSNLTRVDFMGATLIEANFQNSNLMEANFTSSNITNANFEGANLIGATWTNGETCGPNSIGVCNKQ, from the coding sequence ATGAAAAAAATTATTTTAATCCTTTTTAGTTTATTCTTTTTCACTAATAGCTATGCAGCATGTGACGACCCATTGACAGATGGAGTAGATTATTCAAATTGTAGATTTTCAGATGCACAAGATTTACAGGGAAGTTATTTGCCTAATTCAAATTTATCTTTTGCAAGTTTTATTCAAGTAAATTTCGATAAAAGTATAATGATGAATTCCAATTTATCTTTTGGGACATTCCCGGAGTCCACTTTTGTAAGAGCAAATCTTTATGAGACCGTTTCAATAGGTGCAAATTTTGAAAAAACTAATTTTAGTGGCTCCAATTTAACAAGAGTTGACTTTATGGGTGCAACTTTAATTGAGGCCAATTTTCAAAATTCAAACTTAATGGAAGCAAATTTTACTTCTTCAAATATTACTAATGCCAATTTTGAAGGAGCAAATTTAATTGGAGCAACCTGGACTAATGGCGAAACATGTGGTCCAAATTCTATTGGTGTTTGTAATAAACAATAA
- a CDS encoding sodium:solute symporter family transporter, with the protein MDKTYFISQSTSLSLVIIISLLFAILGLYHTKKFKGINNYLTANRNVGLFSLTTSLVASALGAWILFGPASAATWGGIGAVIGYALGTAFPMIFLIYLGKKIRKEFPKGSSLIEFMRKKFGKSLFKLILLMTIFYMFIFLCAEVTAVAVLINYISGTELWITAIIVLFATLTYTLYGGLRASIFTDNIQMIVIGILLLISVTYIISFTGSEFSFAYIEQKNPQLLSRSYSPNYTAGLTFFIAVAATNLFHQGNWQRVYAAKDYQTLKKGLIIAFLIIVPIVFFMGFAGMVSFSIDSSARPDLGFFTLLLREQTEILSLIIVTLGLALTISTVDTLVNAISSLFVVDGKATFNFNKKTDYLKLSKYFIIFLSVITFIVASKGYDILYLFLLADLFCCAFVLTVFLSFYNKNINEKTAYISIVVGLIAGFLMFPFPDFSKSLLVGVLLPKETFTPLITQSLLFWSFLVATFLPMLILKIRKV; encoded by the coding sequence ATGGATAAAACATACTTTATAAGTCAATCAACATCATTATCATTAGTAATAATTATTAGTTTATTATTTGCCATATTAGGCCTTTATCACACTAAAAAGTTCAAAGGTATAAATAATTATCTAACTGCAAATAGAAACGTAGGTTTATTTTCTTTAACCACAAGTTTAGTTGCATCAGCTTTAGGTGCTTGGATATTATTTGGTCCAGCTTCTGCAGCGACATGGGGTGGGATAGGAGCAGTTATCGGTTATGCTCTTGGAACAGCTTTTCCAATGATTTTTTTAATTTATTTAGGAAAAAAAATTAGAAAAGAATTTCCAAAAGGATCATCTTTAATTGAATTTATGAGAAAAAAATTTGGAAAAAGTCTATTTAAATTGATTTTACTAATGACTATTTTTTATATGTTCATTTTTTTATGTGCAGAAGTAACCGCTGTTGCCGTTTTAATTAATTATATTTCTGGAACTGAACTTTGGATCACAGCAATTATAGTACTCTTTGCTACTTTAACTTATACTTTATATGGAGGATTAAGAGCCTCAATATTTACAGATAATATTCAGATGATTGTTATTGGTATACTTCTACTAATTTCTGTAACGTATATAATTTCTTTTACCGGCAGTGAGTTTTCTTTTGCATACATAGAACAAAAAAATCCACAATTATTAAGCAGATCTTACAGCCCAAATTATACTGCAGGTCTAACTTTCTTTATAGCGGTTGCGGCCACGAATTTGTTTCACCAAGGAAATTGGCAAAGAGTTTATGCTGCAAAAGATTATCAAACCCTAAAAAAAGGTTTAATTATTGCTTTTTTAATTATTGTACCAATTGTTTTTTTTATGGGTTTTGCTGGAATGGTTTCATTTTCAATTGACTCTAGTGCCAGACCTGATCTTGGTTTTTTTACATTATTATTAAGAGAACAAACTGAAATATTATCGCTAATAATTGTTACTTTAGGCCTAGCTTTGACTATTTCAACTGTTGATACTTTAGTAAATGCAATTTCAAGCTTATTTGTTGTAGATGGCAAGGCAACATTTAATTTCAATAAAAAAACTGATTATCTAAAATTATCTAAATATTTTATTATCTTTTTATCTGTGATAACTTTTATTGTTGCCTCAAAAGGATATGATATTTTGTATTTATTTTTACTAGCAGACTTGTTCTGTTGTGCATTTGTTTTAACTGTTTTCTTAAGCTTCTATAACAAAAATATTAATGAAAAAACTGCATATATTTCAATTGTAGTAGGATTAATTGCTGGATTTTTAATGTTTCCATTTCCAGATTTTTCAAAAAGTCTATTAGTAGGGGTATTGTTGCCTAAAGAAACTTTTACACCTTTAATAACACAATCATTGTTATTTTGGTCTTTTTTAGTAGCAACTTTTTTACCAATGCTAATCTTAAAAATTAGAAAAGTTTAA
- a CDS encoding NAD(P)-dependent oxidoreductase, with protein sequence MKIAFIGTGLMGYPMASNLLKKKLNLKVFSRTLDKAKPLEKLGAHISSSLGEAVKDTNIIITMLTDDEAVEKVLGDKEFLNNLKPSSTVIDMSSIKPKIAIQFGKILEEKGINFLDAPVSGGTIGAEDGSLAIMVGGEQKTFDYAFDTLKIMGNPTLVGPIGSGQVSKLANQIIVGITIGAVAEAITLCEKAGVDANKFIKALSGGFADGKILQNHGKRMIDKDFSPKGKVSTHLKDMNNILECAGDFDTKLPISSLIKEMFNSLVERGNDNDDHSALYKEIENQNKTK encoded by the coding sequence ATGAAAATAGCTTTTATTGGTACGGGGCTTATGGGCTACCCAATGGCTTCAAATCTTCTTAAAAAAAAATTAAATTTAAAAGTTTTTAGCAGAACCCTTGATAAAGCAAAACCATTAGAAAAACTTGGAGCACATATATCTAGTTCTTTAGGTGAAGCTGTCAAAGATACCAATATTATTATCACAATGTTAACAGATGATGAAGCTGTTGAAAAAGTATTAGGAGATAAAGAATTTTTAAATAATCTAAAACCATCATCTACAGTGATTGATATGTCATCAATCAAACCAAAAATTGCAATTCAATTTGGCAAAATATTAGAAGAAAAAGGAATTAATTTTTTGGATGCACCTGTTTCTGGTGGAACCATAGGGGCAGAAGATGGAAGTTTGGCCATAATGGTTGGTGGTGAACAAAAAACTTTTGATTATGCTTTTGATACTTTAAAAATCATGGGAAATCCTACTTTAGTAGGTCCAATTGGTAGTGGCCAAGTATCAAAACTTGCTAATCAAATCATTGTAGGAATTACAATTGGAGCAGTAGCAGAAGCCATTACATTGTGTGAAAAAGCAGGTGTGGATGCAAATAAGTTTATTAAAGCATTGTCAGGCGGTTTTGCAGATGGAAAAATTCTCCAAAATCACGGAAAAAGAATGATAGATAAAGATTTTTCGCCTAAGGGTAAAGTGTCAACTCACTTAAAAGATATGAATAATATTTTAGAGTGTGCAGGTGATTTTGATACAAAACTACCTATTTCAAGCTTAATCAAAGAGATGTTTAATTCATTAGTAGAAAGAGGCAATGACAATGATGATCATAGCGCTTTATATAAAGAAATAGAAAATCAGAATAAAACTAAATAG
- a CDS encoding TauD/TfdA family dioxygenase, which translates to MKIELNENKIYFNNGSLKKEIHPFWLRERVDGEEFLDKGTQQRLFDPTSLDNEISINKANINENFLEIDFNDGVSSKIEINKIAQEFSNEDTVIKPITKIKWDSTLKDIKNFRYQDNFFESKEMHDLLVSFYKYGFVVIKNIPTEDNFIVKFANSIGSVRRTNFGEYFDVKSKPNPNDLAYTSLALAPHTDNPYRNPVPCIQLLHCIISKVSGGLSTLVDGYTVTEDLKTENPDFYKILSEVKVKFKFIDKEVVLEDWSELIKLNDDKSLKQIRFSPRLDFVPILEKEKLDLYYRARKKLSEMYNSDKYRIEFKLEEKDLMMMDNYRLLHGRTAYKTSEGDRFLQGCYIDYDSTEGKLRHLKRKYNL; encoded by the coding sequence ATGAAAATCGAACTCAACGAAAACAAAATTTACTTTAACAACGGTTCATTAAAAAAAGAAATACATCCTTTCTGGCTAAGAGAAAGAGTTGATGGAGAGGAATTTTTAGATAAAGGAACTCAACAAAGATTATTTGATCCTACATCATTAGATAATGAAATAAGTATTAATAAAGCAAATATTAATGAAAATTTTTTAGAAATAGATTTTAATGATGGCGTAAGTTCAAAAATAGAGATTAATAAAATTGCTCAAGAATTTTCAAATGAAGATACTGTTATAAAGCCTATTACTAAAATAAAATGGGACTCAACTTTAAAAGATATAAAAAACTTTAGATATCAAGATAATTTTTTTGAGAGTAAAGAAATGCATGATTTGCTAGTGTCTTTTTATAAATATGGGTTTGTAGTAATTAAGAATATACCAACAGAAGATAATTTTATTGTAAAATTTGCAAATTCAATTGGAAGTGTGAGAAGAACTAATTTTGGAGAATATTTTGATGTAAAATCAAAACCAAATCCAAATGATTTAGCCTACACTTCACTCGCTTTAGCGCCTCATACTGATAATCCTTATCGTAATCCTGTTCCTTGTATTCAATTACTCCATTGTATAATAAGCAAAGTGTCTGGGGGGTTATCAACATTAGTAGATGGTTACACTGTTACTGAAGATTTAAAAACTGAAAATCCAGATTTTTATAAAATTTTATCCGAAGTAAAGGTTAAATTTAAATTTATTGATAAAGAAGTTGTTTTAGAAGATTGGTCTGAATTAATAAAACTAAATGATGATAAATCTTTAAAACAAATTAGGTTTAGTCCTAGATTAGATTTTGTACCAATATTAGAAAAAGAAAAACTAGATTTATATTATAGAGCACGTAAAAAATTATCTGAAATGTATAATTCAGACAAATATAGAATAGAATTTAAACTTGAGGAAAAAGATTTGATGATGATGGATAATTATAGATTACTTCATGGAAGAACCGCTTACAAAACTAGCGAAGGAGATAGATTTCTACAAGGTTGTTATATTGATTATGACAGCACTGAAGGAAAGCTGAGACATTTAAAGAGAAAATATAATTTATAA
- a CDS encoding inositol monophosphatase family protein translates to MDQFNSKNYPIYANFLNKLAKELTRFYYSKLNKPFKISNKLKGKGYDPVTTSDKAFEKFIRLKIKKKFPDHQVIGEEFGHKKSKSDFTWIIDPIDGTRSFVIGNPTWSNLISLNYKGIPILGLANFPVLKKYYLNYSNKIAYVVNNGIRKKISVNKKAAFKNVKVSAAFHGWLPLNKQKKIPQILKLMQFPCSDALSYSHLAEGRVDIVIQCSNKIWDIHPLIPIIKAAGGYISTWDNRDAINAGNILVSSNKIIHNKFLKLLKPVSK, encoded by the coding sequence GTGGATCAGTTTAATTCAAAAAATTACCCTATTTATGCTAATTTTTTAAACAAGTTAGCAAAAGAACTAACAAGGTTTTATTATTCTAAATTAAACAAACCATTCAAAATCTCAAATAAACTGAAAGGAAAGGGGTACGATCCTGTAACAACGTCAGATAAGGCTTTTGAGAAATTTATAAGACTTAAAATAAAAAAGAAATTTCCAGACCATCAAGTTATTGGTGAGGAGTTTGGTCATAAAAAATCAAAAAGTGATTTTACTTGGATAATTGATCCAATCGATGGAACTAGATCATTTGTAATTGGTAACCCTACTTGGAGTAATTTGATTTCTCTAAATTACAAAGGAATTCCAATTTTAGGATTAGCAAATTTTCCAGTACTCAAAAAATATTACCTTAATTATTCGAATAAAATTGCTTATGTGGTTAATAATGGGATAAGAAAAAAAATTTCAGTTAATAAGAAAGCTGCATTTAAAAATGTAAAAGTTTCAGCTGCATTCCATGGTTGGTTACCCTTAAATAAACAAAAAAAAATTCCTCAAATTTTAAAATTAATGCAATTTCCTTGTAGTGATGCTTTGAGCTATTCTCATCTTGCTGAAGGTAGAGTTGATATTGTAATTCAATGTTCTAATAAGATTTGGGACATACATCCACTTATACCAATAATTAAAGCTGCTGGAGGATATATTTCAACTTGGGATAATAGAGATGCTATAAATGCTGGAAACATTTTAGTATCTTCAAATAAAATTATTCATAATAAATTTTTAAAATTGTTAAAACCGGTTTCAAAATGA
- a CDS encoding DUF924 family protein: MIPVKAQEILDFWFKETPSEKRFKKDDAFDQTIRDRFLNDYELASQNEYDDWQDQPMSALALVILFDQFSRNMFRDDKKAFAQDHKTRLIVNDAVYAGYLEAMNESQRFFMILPLIHSEEITDHDMAYYLLNKYLREHEGYVQIKKFWQDHTKAIRQFHRYPHRNKILGRESTEEEIAFLNRPNSSW, from the coding sequence ATGATCCCAGTTAAAGCTCAGGAAATTTTAGATTTTTGGTTTAAGGAAACACCATCAGAGAAAAGATTTAAAAAAGATGATGCATTTGATCAAACTATAAGAGATAGATTTTTAAATGATTATGAACTTGCAAGTCAAAATGAATACGATGATTGGCAAGATCAACCAATGAGCGCTCTAGCATTAGTTATTCTTTTTGATCAATTCTCTAGAAATATGTTTAGAGATGATAAAAAAGCTTTTGCACAAGATCACAAAACAAGACTAATTGTGAATGATGCGGTTTATGCTGGTTATCTTGAAGCAATGAATGAAAGCCAAAGGTTCTTTATGATTTTACCTCTTATTCATAGTGAAGAGATTACAGATCATGATATGGCATATTATTTATTGAATAAATATTTAAGAGAGCACGAAGGTTATGTACAAATTAAAAAATTTTGGCAAGATCACACTAAAGCTATACGTCAATTCCACAGATACCCTCATAGAAATAAAATTCTTGGAAGAGAGTCTACTGAAGAAGAAATCGCATTCTTAAATAGACCTAATTCATCTTGGTAA
- a CDS encoding DUF952 domain-containing protein, whose product MNLKFVYKIINNDELQKAKLSGTYSGSSKDIKDGYIHFSGQDQVESTLQKYYKGQQNLILLKIETLNLDHLVWEQASDGNFFPHLYSSLDLANIAHEYEIILQDDGSHKLPDSY is encoded by the coding sequence ATGAATTTAAAATTTGTTTATAAAATCATTAATAACGATGAATTGCAAAAAGCTAAATTATCTGGAACTTATTCAGGATCCTCTAAAGATATTAAGGATGGCTATATTCATTTTTCAGGTCAAGATCAGGTTGAGAGCACTCTTCAAAAATATTACAAAGGACAGCAAAACCTAATATTGCTTAAAATAGAAACTTTAAATTTAGACCATTTAGTTTGGGAGCAAGCTTCAGACGGTAATTTTTTTCCGCATTTATATTCTTCACTTGATTTAGCTAATATAGCTCATGAATATGAAATTATTTTACAAGATGACGGAAGTCACAAATTACCAGATAGCTATTAA
- a CDS encoding DUF2798 domain-containing protein, with protein MISKKYAQPLFMIFMSFGMSVIMSGVVVAVNTSLSDGFVDRWLYSWMFAFPVALIAAFTMAPLMRPLVNKIASKE; from the coding sequence ATGATTTCAAAAAAATATGCACAACCTTTGTTTATGATTTTTATGTCTTTTGGAATGAGCGTTATAATGAGTGGAGTTGTTGTGGCAGTGAACACAAGTTTGTCAGATGGCTTTGTTGATAGATGGCTCTATTCTTGGATGTTTGCATTTCCAGTTGCTTTAATTGCAGCTTTTACAATGGCTCCCTTGATGAGACCCTTGGTAAATAAAATTGCATCAAAAGAATAG
- a CDS encoding DMT family transporter — protein sequence MSLLSSYLFLVLAVLLGVTSNSFAKSAEGFTLFFPSIITGITIVMCMYALSMVMKNIPMGITYASFAGLTIIATVIVGVFRFNQIPNLYSLIGLALIIAGVLMVNLLGDN from the coding sequence ATGAGTCTATTAAGTTCATATTTATTTTTAGTTTTAGCAGTTCTTTTAGGAGTAACCTCAAACAGTTTTGCTAAAAGTGCTGAAGGATTTACTCTCTTTTTTCCAAGTATTATTACAGGGATTACAATTGTTATGTGTATGTATGCCCTTTCAATGGTAATGAAAAATATTCCAATGGGGATTACTTATGCATCATTTGCAGGTTTAACAATTATTGCAACTGTAATCGTTGGAGTGTTTAGATTTAATCAGATACCAAATTTATATTCATTAATCGGTTTAGCATTAATCATTGCTGGTGTTTTGATGGTAAATTTATTGGGAGACAACTAA
- a CDS encoding 2-hydroxychromene-2-carboxylate isomerase, translated as MSCIDFYFSIGSTYTYLSVTRILDVEKKHQVKFNWKPFSVRAIMQEMNNIPFPKDKMNKVNYMWRDIERRAEGYGFFAKTPVPYPLSEFDLANKIAILGLKKGWGEKFVISTYKKWFQEGKEPAIDPSISEVCEELNLNKDEIISESKSSDIENKYSENTNSARENKIFGSPSFIVKNELFWGDDRMEDAIKWSFK; from the coding sequence GTGAGTTGTATAGACTTCTATTTCTCGATAGGAAGTACTTATACCTATCTATCTGTCACAAGAATACTTGATGTTGAAAAAAAACATCAAGTTAAATTTAATTGGAAACCATTTTCAGTTAGAGCAATCATGCAGGAAATGAACAATATCCCATTTCCAAAAGATAAGATGAATAAAGTAAATTATATGTGGAGGGACATTGAAAGGCGTGCAGAAGGATATGGTTTTTTTGCAAAAACACCTGTTCCATACCCATTATCTGAATTTGATTTAGCTAATAAAATTGCAATTCTTGGTTTAAAAAAAGGTTGGGGAGAAAAATTTGTTATTTCAACTTATAAAAAATGGTTTCAAGAAGGTAAAGAACCAGCAATAGATCCAAGTATTTCAGAAGTTTGTGAAGAATTAAATCTTAATAAAGATGAAATAATTTCTGAATCAAAATCATCTGATATTGAAAACAAATATTCTGAAAATACTAATTCAGCAAGAGAAAATAAAATCTTTGGTAGTCCATCTTTTATTGTGAAAAATGAACTCTTTTGGGGAGATGATCGAATGGAAGATGCTATCAAGTGGTCATTTAAATAA
- a CDS encoding nuclear transport factor 2 family protein: protein MSILAKYNAAMEAKDEAAMNEILHDDYKFTMHASGNVLGKADVIKWAMSGDIKRDKIRVLFENDEIGVEHAFVTFNDGNTEAVMAVFKYQDGKMISLETGATKIPK, encoded by the coding sequence ATGTCAATATTAGCAAAGTATAATGCGGCTATGGAAGCAAAAGATGAAGCTGCAATGAATGAAATTTTACATGATGATTATAAGTTTACAATGCATGCATCAGGTAATGTTTTAGGAAAAGCAGATGTAATCAAATGGGCAATGAGTGGAGACATTAAGAGAGATAAAATTAGAGTTTTATTTGAAAATGATGAAATCGGTGTTGAACACGCATTTGTTACGTTTAATGATGGAAACACAGAAGCAGTGATGGCTGTATTTAAGTATCAAGATGGAAAAATGATTTCACTTGAAACAGGTGCTACAAAAATACCAAAATAA
- a CDS encoding cupin domain-containing protein, giving the protein MAGVEVKNFDKADEVNNNFKNAKIEAVKVGNQRVMKLTLQPGWQWSKDIKPTVGGDSCQATHLGVIVSGAVCAKHNDGTELTYKAGDAYSIQPGHDGWVVGNEEAVVYEFHGMWGE; this is encoded by the coding sequence ATGGCTGGTGTAGAAGTAAAAAATTTCGATAAGGCTGATGAAGTTAATAATAATTTTAAAAATGCCAAAATTGAAGCAGTAAAAGTTGGAAATCAAAGAGTAATGAAACTTACATTACAACCTGGTTGGCAGTGGTCTAAAGACATTAAACCAACAGTTGGTGGTGACAGTTGTCAAGCAACACATCTTGGTGTAATTGTTTCTGGAGCTGTTTGTGCTAAACATAATGATGGAACTGAATTAACTTATAAAGCTGGAGATGCATATTCAATTCAACCTGGACATGATGGATGGGTTGTTGGAAATGAAGAAGCAGTGGTCTATGAGTTCCATGGAATGTGGGGAGAATAA
- a CDS encoding DUF3764 family protein has translation MVKIVGSFEVNDWVHWKKTFDAHSEAREKANIKSIYVGNELENNNKVHIVMETPEVDTMQKFMQEPLNQELIKQSGHKQETTIMVACSD, from the coding sequence ATGGTAAAAATAGTTGGAAGCTTTGAGGTAAATGATTGGGTACATTGGAAAAAAACCTTCGATGCTCATTCAGAGGCTAGAGAAAAAGCTAATATCAAGTCAATTTATGTGGGTAACGAATTAGAAAATAATAATAAAGTTCACATTGTAATGGAAACACCTGAAGTGGATACAATGCAAAAATTTATGCAGGAACCACTAAATCAGGAATTAATCAAACAATCAGGTCACAAACAAGAGACAACCATAATGGTTGCTTGCTCAGACTAA
- a CDS encoding cysteine synthase A produces the protein MKNIKNNFIESIGNTPLIKLKAASEITGCNIYGKAEFLNPGGSVKDRAALALIKDAQEKKLISKGGIVVEGTAGNTGIGLGLLGNSLGYKTIIVMNDNQTQEKKDLLRNLGAELRLVPAKPYKDDNNYIKVASRLADELKSSNNNGVIWANQFDNTANAKGHYEGTGQEIWEQTEGKVDAFVCSSGTGGTISGVSNALKEKNKDIKIYLSDPSGSSLYNYIKNGELKSEGGSITEGIGSSRITKNFGEAKIDDAYSIDDHESLPILYDLIQNEGLSLGTSCGVNIAGAIRLGKELGPGKTIVTILCDRSDKYSTKMFNKEFLEEKGLPYPSWL, from the coding sequence ATGAAAAATATAAAAAATAATTTTATTGAATCAATTGGTAACACTCCTCTAATAAAACTTAAAGCAGCTTCTGAAATTACTGGATGTAATATTTATGGTAAAGCTGAATTTTTAAATCCTGGAGGATCAGTAAAAGATAGAGCAGCGCTTGCTTTAATAAAAGATGCTCAAGAAAAAAAATTAATTTCAAAAGGTGGTATTGTTGTTGAAGGTACTGCGGGAAATACAGGAATTGGATTGGGGCTATTAGGAAATTCACTGGGTTATAAAACAATTATTGTGATGAATGATAATCAAACTCAAGAGAAAAAAGATTTACTTAGAAATCTGGGTGCAGAGTTAAGATTAGTTCCAGCAAAACCTTATAAAGATGACAATAATTATATTAAAGTTGCATCAAGACTAGCAGATGAACTTAAATCATCAAATAATAACGGGGTAATATGGGCTAACCAATTTGATAATACTGCTAATGCTAAAGGTCATTATGAAGGTACAGGTCAAGAGATTTGGGAACAAACTGAAGGGAAGGTTGATGCGTTTGTGTGTTCTTCTGGAACTGGTGGCACTATTTCAGGTGTAAGCAATGCTCTTAAAGAAAAAAATAAAGATATCAAAATCTATCTATCAGACCCAAGTGGATCTTCACTTTATAATTATATTAAAAACGGTGAATTAAAATCTGAAGGTGGATCGATCACAGAGGGCATTGGTTCTAGTAGAATAACAAAAAATTTTGGAGAAGCTAAAATTGATGATGCATATTCTATAGATGATCACGAGTCTTTACCTATTCTTTATGATCTAATTCAAAATGAAGGTTTAAGTTTAGGTACAAGTTGTGGAGTAAACATTGCAGGGGCAATAAGACTTGGTAAAGAATTAGGTCCTGGAAAAACTATAGTTACGATCTTATGTGATCGAAGTGATAAATACTCAACAAAAATGTTTAATAAAGAGTTTCTTGAAGAAAAAGGTTTACCCTACCCTAGTTGGCTTTAG